The following DNA comes from Pseudomonadota bacterium.
GGACATCGCCGCCAAGCAGCGCCAAGCGCTCGACTCGAACGAGATGTTCAACCAGGCCAAGCAGGCGGCTATCCCCTTGGGCACGGAATTTCCCGAGTCCGAACTCGGCGCACAGCTGCGCGCCGTTGCCGAGGCCATCTCCGTGCGAGACCTGCTGCAAGCGCAGCGCCAGATCTACTTCGTCGGTCTCGGTGGCTTCGACACCCACTCGGAGCAAGCCCCACAGCTACCGGCTCTGCTGGGTCAGATCGACGGCGCCGTCTCCGCCTTCTGCACCGCGATGGGCGAGTTAGGCCTGGGCGACAAGGTCACCCTGTTCACGGCGTCGGACTTCGGCCGCACGCTCGCGGTGAACGGCGACGGTACGGATCACGGCTGGGGCGGCCATCACTTCGTAGTGGGGCAGGCCGTGAATGGGAATCGGATCTTCGGTGATATCCCGCCGCCGGTCTTTGGCCATGCGCAAGACTCGGGCTCTGGCCGGCTGATTCCGACCGTGGCCGTGGAACAGTACGCCGCTGCCCTAGGCAGCTGGTTTGGCCTAAGCGAGGGAGAGCTCCTCGCCTCCCTGCCGAATCTGCCCAACTTCTCGGGTCGACCCAGCCTGTTCGGGTAATGCCGAGTGCACCCGTGACCCCCTGCCCCGTCCGTATGGGGCAGGGAGCCACGCATTCGCGTTAGGCGCGCTGGGCGCCGGCGAGATGGTCGAAGGCGTTGTTCGCTTTCGCCGCGTCTACCATCCAATCGACGTCTACAATCCCGGCGATGCGTCCGTCCTCGTCGTAGCCTGCCACCGCGCCGTGACTGAAGCCGAGCAGTACGCAGCCATCCGGGTCGACCTCTGGCGCGTGGTCTATCCCACCGGCTTCGACGAAGAAGTCACCGGCACGAACGCCGCCCTTCTCATAGCTGAAGCCCCCTTGCAGGATGTACGCGTTGGCGGCACCGATGTGCTTGTGTGCGGCTTTCGGTGCCTGCGGCGTGATCTTCAGCAGGAACACCCAGTACGCGTGGTTTTGGCTGTAGTCGAGTAGCTTGAAGTACGTGCCCTCGAGCGCCCACCGCGTCCAGGGGATGCGCTCCGCGCGGACGACGAGCGATCCGTCGTCCCACACTTCGTGTGCCTGACGCTTGGGATAGCACCCTTCATCTTGCGCTAGCACTGGAAGCTCCTTCGTCAATCGAGGCCGCGCGATTCATGTTCATGACCGCCCTAGACCGCACTACTGCCGCACGTGCGCTGCCACGCCATGCTCATTCGCCATCTGCAGCATGAGCTTGGCGTCGACAACTCCAACCATTGCGCCCGCGTCGTCCAGCCCCGCGATCGGCCCGTAGAACACGCAAAACAGCTCGCAGCCATTGGGAGACTTAGGTTCGTGGATATCCCCGGCGGGCTCGAAGATGTAATCGCCCGCGCCGCCCATGTCCTCGGGCGTGTAGCAGATGTCGCCCGACACCACGAAAACTTCGATGCCCCCCATGTGATGGTGCACCGGGGCCTTGACCTCGGCAGCCACCCGCAGCATGCAGGTGAACCCGCCGCTACGCTTGTCCACGCTCATCAACTTGTACTCAACCCCTTCCATCACCCAGGGGCGGTAGGGAATCTGGGCGAGCTTGGTGAACGTGGGATACGGCTGGGTGATCAACGCCTGAACGGGGGCGTCATCTGTGGTGAGGCTGAGCGTGCTTACCATCGTAGTATCCTCTTCTTCAGTGGGCCAAAAACTAGTGGGCTAGGGTGAACCCGCCGTCCACAGCGAGCGACTGACCGGTGATGTAGCGCGATTCATCGCTGGCCAGAAACATCACCGCATTAGCGATATCGATTGGCTCCTGGAACTCGTCCAGGGGAATTTCACCGCGGAACTTGGCGGCGAAGTCATCGAGACTCGTGCCCGCCGCCTGCGCCATACGCTCGAACAGCCCGTCGAGCATCGGCGTACGGACCTGCCCTGGATGAACGGAATTGCAGCGGATCCGGTAGCCCGCGCGGGCGGCGTACAGGGCGATGGACTTACTCAGATGCTCTACGGCCGCCTTGGATGCGCCGTAGGCCGTGATGAAGGGCGTAGGGACGAGGGAGGCCACGGAGGACAGATTGATGATGGCGCCGCCTCCGGAGCGAGCGATCAGCGGCAGGCAGGCCTTGCAGCCGAGGAAGGTGCCCGTCACGTTCACGTCGAAGATCTCCTGCCAGTCCGACAGCGGCGCGTGTTCCGGGTCCTTCGGCGCGTCACCGGCGCCCTCGATCCCCGCATTGTTGACCAACAGATGCAGCGCCTGTGCGGAGGTCTCGATACTCTCCACCACCTGGCACCAGTCGGACTCATAGGCGACGTTCTGGACGAGAAAGCTGGCGCCAATCTGCCGCGCGAGCGCTTCACCTGCCTCGCGTTTCACGTCGGTGATGAAGACGGTGGCTCCGGCTTCGCGAAAGCGGCCCGCAATCGCCGCGCCAAGCCCCTGGGCGGCACCGGTGATCAGGGCCACGCGCCCATCGAGGCTCGTCATGATCTGCCCGAACGGGTGCGACCGCGCACCGCTAGTCCGGGTGCAGCGCCAGGCTGCGTAGCGACAGCCGCCCGCTGCCAAGGGCCAGGGGACACCACTAGTGCCCTGCCCTGTTAGTTCGTTGAAGAAGTCGCACGGGGCCTTTTGCTCCTAGGCGCGGCGCGAGGACGAGCGTGGCGGGCGCCACGGGCGGAGGAGCAACGTGCCCAGGGGCAAAAGGTACCGGCGAATTCTTCAACGAACTAACCTGACAGGGCACTAGAAGTTCACCCTCAGCTGCACGCCCGTCACCCGCGGGTTAGCGAAGACCTGCTCCACCAGACCGTTGCCAGGGAAGGTGATGTCGAAGGCGTACTGCAGCTGCTCGTCGTTCAGCAGGTTGCGGCTGAAGACGGCGAGGTCCCACTTGCCGCTACCGGGGGTGAAAGCAACCCGAGCGTTGACGTTCCAGTAGTCGCCCGCGGCGGTAACCGGCGCGTTGGTGAGCTGGGAGAAATAGTCGCCCACGTACGTCGTATCGGTACCGAAGCGCAGCTCGCCACCGGCGACGCGGACGCCTTGCGAGAGCCCGACATTGAGTTCCACATCCGGAGTTTGCGGCGCCTCGCGGTCGAGGGGCGTACCGCCGATATCGATGTCTTTCACATCGGTCTCAAGCAGCGTGAGGCCCACGCGGCCCGCGAAGCCGCTGTCGAGGCTCACGGTGAGTTCGCCTTCGAAGCCGTAGATCGTGGCATCCGTGTTGGACAGTATGAAGCTGACCCCGCGCTGATCGAAGGCTTGGTAGTCGTTGTAGTCGTAGTAGAAACCGGCGACGTTGAGCCGCGCCCGGTTGCCGAAGAACTCAAGCTTGCTGCCGAGCTCGTAAGCGTTTAGCTGCTCGCCGTCGAAGCGCACGAACTCGACCTGGGCGGCGCCGGCGAAGCCGGCGTTGTAGTTGAAGGCCTTGTAGCCGCGGTTGTAGCTGCCGTAGAGCAGCCAGTTGTCCGTGGCGCGATAGTCGAGCTGCAGGCGAGCAGAGATCCCGTCTTCATCGTGATTGTCCGTCACCACGCCCGCGCCCGCGAGGGTCTCAGGGTCCGCGGGCGGACAGGCCAGGGGCGAGCCGACCAAGCTCTCGCAGAAGTTCTGGTACCGGTAGTCCTTCTCATCGTGGGTGAATCGCAGGCCCGCAGTCAGCGTGAGCGGTTCACTCACATCGAAGGCCGCCTGGGCGTACACGGACCAGGACTCCGTCTCCACCGCGTAGTCGGCGAACTGGTTCTGACCAAGGGGAATCAGGATCGCCCCCGGCGTGCCGCCCGGGAGGGCCTCGCTGGGCGCACCTAAGGCCTCATCGAAGTTCCCGAGATTGTTGATCTGGAAACCCTGCACGTAATCGCCGTCGATATTGAGGTAGTAGAGCCCCGAGGTGATCCGTACGCCGTCGAGATCGACGCTCGCGCGCAACTCCTGCGAGAACGTCTGCTGCGCCGTGGTCTGGTAGAACTCGGTGACATCGAAGGGTGAGAGGTCGTTGTCTTCGAAGTAGTCAAAGTCGATGTCGTTGAAGGCGCTGATCGACTTCAGCTGCCAGCTGTCGGCGTCGTAGGTGAACTCGGCGGCGAGATTGAGCTCTTCGCGCTGAAACGACCCGTCTTGGTTGAAGGAGCCGCTGAACACATCCCCGTCTGCGTCGATGTAGCCGGTATCCGTATTGCCCGACGGGCGGAACTGGCCGAGGGTGTCAGGCCCCGCGAAACCGCCCGTGGGGAAGGTGCCGCCGATGGCGTCGGACTCGTTATCGGCAAACTCGCCGGTCAAGCGCAGGCTCAGCTTATCGCTGAGGTCGAGGTGCAGCTTGGCGCGCAGGCCGTAGGCGTCCATCTCGCCGGAATCGGCGCCGATGTCGTTGGTGACGTAGCCGTCGTTGTGGCTGCTGTAGCCGGCTAGGCGGAAGCGGGCGTTCTCGGTCAGCGGCAGGTTGACCGCGCCTTCGGCAATCACCGTGTTGAAGGCAGAGATCTGAAGATCGGCGTAGCCGTCGAGCTCGTCACCGGGATCGTTGGTGATCACGTGGATGAGGCCGCCGGTGGCGTTGCGGCCGAACAGGGTACCTTGCGGCCCCTTTAGCACTTCGACCCGCTGGACGTCGTACAGACGGGTGAGGTTGCCGCCGTTGGACGGTCGGTACACATCATCCGTGTAGAAGATGTTGGCGGATTCTAGGTGTGAGGCGAAGTCGTTCTGAGCGACGCCACGAATGGCCACCAGCCCCGCGAGGGGCGAGCCGGGGCGGATCAAGGACAGGCCCGGTGTAGTGTTCGACAGGTCGTCGGTAAGCACCACGTTGGCGTCGCGCAGCTGCTCGCCGCTCAGCGCGCTCACGGAGACGCCTATGTCCTGCACGCTCTCGGCGCGTCGGGTCGCCGTGACGATGACCTCTTCGAGGCTACTGCTCGAGTCGCTTTGCGCTAGCGAGGAAGCCGCCGCCCCGAATGCCAACGACCCGACGGCACCCGCTCGAACAAACCTGAAAATCCCTTCCGTGATCTGCATCCGGCCCCCAACGTTTCCTGACTTGAGATCGATGTCACGCAGGCTAGGGCGATGGGCACGACGCGGACAATAGTGATTTTTTACTAGTGCGGCCGAGG
Coding sequences within:
- a CDS encoding 2,4'-dihydroxyacetophenone dioxygenase family protein, coding for MVSTLSLTTDDAPVQALITQPYPTFTKLAQIPYRPWVMEGVEYKLMSVDKRSGGFTCMLRVAAEVKAPVHHHMGGIEVFVVSGDICYTPEDMGGAGDYIFEPAGDIHEPKSPNGCELFCVFYGPIAGLDDAGAMVGVVDAKLMLQMANEHGVAAHVRQ
- a CDS encoding cupin domain-containing protein produces the protein MLAQDEGCYPKRQAHEVWDDGSLVVRAERIPWTRWALEGTYFKLLDYSQNHAYWVFLLKITPQAPKAAHKHIGAANAYILQGGFSYEKGGVRAGDFFVEAGGIDHAPEVDPDGCVLLGFSHGAVAGYDEDGRIAGIVDVDWMVDAAKANNAFDHLAGAQRA
- a CDS encoding TonB-dependent receptor, translating into MQITEGIFRFVRAGAVGSLAFGAAASSLAQSDSSSSLEEVIVTATRRAESVQDIGVSVSALSGEQLRDANVVLTDDLSNTTPGLSLIRPGSPLAGLVAIRGVAQNDFASHLESANIFYTDDVYRPSNGGNLTRLYDVQRVEVLKGPQGTLFGRNATGGLIHVITNDPGDELDGYADLQISAFNTVIAEGAVNLPLTENARFRLAGYSSHNDGYVTNDIGADSGEMDAYGLRAKLHLDLSDKLSLRLTGEFADNESDAIGGTFPTGGFAGPDTLGQFRPSGNTDTGYIDADGDVFSGSFNQDGSFQREELNLAAEFTYDADSWQLKSISAFNDIDFDYFEDNDLSPFDVTEFYQTTAQQTFSQELRASVDLDGVRITSGLYYLNIDGDYVQGFQINNLGNFDEALGAPSEALPGGTPGAILIPLGQNQFADYAVETESWSVYAQAAFDVSEPLTLTAGLRFTHDEKDYRYQNFCESLVGSPLACPPADPETLAGAGVVTDNHDEDGISARLQLDYRATDNWLLYGSYNRGYKAFNYNAGFAGAAQVEFVRFDGEQLNAYELGSKLEFFGNRARLNVAGFYYDYNDYQAFDQRGVSFILSNTDATIYGFEGELTVSLDSGFAGRVGLTLLETDVKDIDIGGTPLDREAPQTPDVELNVGLSQGVRVAGGELRFGTDTTYVGDYFSQLTNAPVTAAGDYWNVNARVAFTPGSGKWDLAVFSRNLLNDEQLQYAFDITFPGNGLVEQVFANPRVTGVQLRVNF
- a CDS encoding SDR family oxidoreductase, whose protein sequence is MTSLDGRVALITGAAQGLGAAIAGRFREAGATVFITDVKREAGEALARQIGASFLVQNVAYESDWCQVVESIETSAQALHLLVNNAGIEGAGDAPKDPEHAPLSDWQEIFDVNVTGTFLGCKACLPLIARSGGGAIINLSSVASLVPTPFITAYGASKAAVEHLSKSIALYAARAGYRIRCNSVHPGQVRTPMLDGLFERMAQAAGTSLDDFAAKFRGEIPLDEFQEPIDIANAVMFLASDESRYITGQSLAVDGGFTLAH